One genomic segment of Pseudonocardia sp. T1-2H includes these proteins:
- a CDS encoding fumarylacetoacetate hydrolase family protein: MKLATIRTTAGTAAVRIDDDGAVELGAADLGEFLARPDWRAAAESASGARHDLIGLDYAALVPRPEKVFCVGLNYRTHILEMGRDLPEYPALFAKFARALVGAHDPVELPAGSEQVDWEAELGVVIGAEVRHATPEQAAAAIAGYTVVNDVTARDFQYRSIEWLQGKTFERSTPVGPWLVTDVVPGEISCEVDGDVVQKADTSDLVFGPADLVAYISQIITLVPGDIIATGTPGGVGHARKPARYLAAGSELVTRVEGVGELRNTLVKGA; the protein is encoded by the coding sequence GTGAAGCTCGCGACCATCCGCACCACCGCCGGAACTGCGGCCGTCCGGATCGACGACGACGGGGCGGTCGAGCTCGGCGCCGCCGACCTCGGCGAGTTCCTGGCCCGGCCGGACTGGCGCGCCGCCGCGGAGTCGGCGTCGGGCGCCCGGCACGACCTGATCGGGCTGGACTACGCCGCGCTCGTCCCGCGGCCGGAGAAGGTGTTCTGCGTCGGGCTGAACTACCGCACGCACATCCTGGAGATGGGCCGCGACCTGCCCGAGTACCCGGCGCTGTTCGCCAAGTTCGCCCGCGCCCTGGTCGGCGCGCACGACCCGGTGGAGCTGCCCGCCGGGTCGGAGCAGGTGGACTGGGAGGCCGAGCTCGGCGTCGTGATCGGCGCCGAGGTCCGGCACGCCACCCCGGAGCAAGCCGCCGCGGCGATCGCCGGGTACACGGTGGTCAACGACGTGACCGCCCGGGACTTCCAGTACCGGTCGATCGAGTGGCTGCAGGGTAAGACCTTCGAACGCAGCACCCCGGTCGGCCCGTGGCTGGTCACCGACGTGGTGCCCGGTGAGATCTCCTGCGAGGTCGACGGGGACGTCGTGCAGAAGGCGGACACCTCCGACCTGGTGTTCGGGCCCGCAGACCTGGTGGCCTACATCTCGCAGATCATCACCCTCGTCCCAGGCGACATCATCGCCACCGGCACGCCGGGCGGGGTCGGGCACGCGCGCAAGCCCGCGCGCTACCTGGCCGCGGGCTCGGAGCTGGTCACCCGCGTCGAGGGCGTCGGCGAGCTGCGCAACACCCTGGTGAAGGGGGCCTGA